From a region of the uncultured Desulfatiglans sp. genome:
- a CDS encoding hypothetical protein (Evidence 5 : Unknown function), which yields MRRTILKVLIPPLLLIVLGGLLMLLSDRLVQDPAVQAYFLKQISGKIGFDLAAEEITVNWLHGIGIRAYMAEAVSHSGNMRMEAADLRIILSPIGLLQREIAPTRIDVYQPVVHLRSLPGEPAGAAVGWADGVFPVLLRQFGELVSLHLEDGRLDLNGGSVRLKDFDLIAEQRANAPLTVDFWTRGRLIHDRRETILSLEGEVKEDAVHPEAPLCRMRLEGRSFPIRWLPWPSFIPWQGGRMDMDISLSGSRALGFTADARLKGRQCAFEIRNGERSKSYRFSELILNTKAAYADRRIDLSSFTLQGPGFDFNGSSGFDLKNPKDPEILILANSEAIALKDFMPLIPDSILPAWLERDLFPLLQDGEAILDGIRVAGSVSRIGSLRDRRNADTLTLSIGWKGLTADTPWAPVPFREIPGSLDIANGELRISGIRALFGQSELQEGSMIVFDLYEDPPVFNFAVKGRFDASDLAAIARRVPLPPGLTGWVERTKPESISGCIEADVRAAYVSGSVWPVLQSGVFDVVDARWAPGGSTEALHVEQGTLELDLAGESRFSSRFDWEGSSLEMDGTFGPGWEDGWSLNGQGGVDFLRLMQYTGVMSPWLPAFPHSVPCRFSLKAVDAGWQIAAEADISGMTWDAPSFSIQLPDQDCRVSFDGTYLSERNKRIAGNALFSLQNATAEVKGSGDADGLHVTIASSSFPLKTLHFRPTLAGRAPLEGVLKGDLDLIIPMHSPEEFSAEGFLSGKDMAWTLPMTSMSIREGMFSVVLDGESCELTELSLLLDGGHVSGRGSFGSLWRAPRGDVQLEIERVDFSRLLESLKKVGAGEFGRKDWNFPQEADLGISVAIDQAEWKGRGCGKLKGELILAGGALSVEEVLLKLQQTRMTLKGSMRRGGSPSIEASAHVLSEGQPISGITSVCGWKPTEIEGRLSMEGVFFTRGKRFSDLTKNMDGRARVKLEDGIIRRSNLIVKILEFLSLQRIVDRRPDDISREGFYFQSIEGQVGAEKGVLESDDLLIRSPAFNAAVEGSLDLRTQTVAMDMGVQPLGTIDSLVSRIPVVGYILSGEDKTVLVYRFKIHGPVDQPEIDYMPLKNIGDSMKGYMERLIGTPWRLLKEIGRISREIEQTEPLEPAEEGL from the coding sequence ATGCGGCGAACGATCCTGAAGGTCCTCATCCCGCCTCTACTGTTGATCGTATTGGGGGGGCTCCTGATGCTATTGTCGGACCGCCTGGTTCAGGACCCTGCGGTTCAGGCCTATTTCCTCAAGCAAATCAGTGGAAAAATCGGATTCGACCTTGCTGCAGAAGAAATTACCGTCAACTGGCTGCACGGGATAGGTATCCGGGCTTACATGGCCGAGGCTGTTTCCCATTCAGGCAATATGCGGATGGAGGCGGCGGACCTCAGAATCATCTTGTCCCCAATCGGGTTGCTTCAGCGGGAGATCGCACCGACGCGCATCGATGTATATCAGCCTGTTGTCCACCTGCGGTCCCTCCCGGGGGAGCCGGCGGGAGCGGCCGTTGGTTGGGCCGACGGGGTCTTTCCGGTATTGCTGCGTCAGTTCGGAGAGCTTGTTTCTTTGCATCTGGAGGACGGCCGTTTAGATTTGAACGGCGGGTCGGTCCGATTGAAGGACTTCGATCTCATTGCAGAGCAGCGGGCGAACGCGCCTTTGACGGTCGATTTCTGGACCCGTGGACGCCTCATCCATGACCGGCGAGAGACGATCCTTTCTCTGGAGGGCGAGGTGAAGGAGGACGCGGTTCATCCAGAGGCGCCGCTCTGCCGGATGCGTCTTGAAGGCCGGTCGTTCCCGATCCGTTGGTTGCCTTGGCCTTCGTTCATCCCATGGCAGGGCGGAAGGATGGACATGGACATCTCGCTGAGCGGCAGCCGGGCCCTGGGTTTTACTGCGGATGCCCGGCTGAAGGGGAGACAGTGCGCCTTCGAGATCCGAAACGGAGAGCGGAGCAAGTCCTACCGTTTCAGCGAGTTGATATTGAACACCAAGGCTGCTTATGCTGATCGGCGCATCGACCTATCTTCTTTCACATTGCAGGGCCCCGGTTTTGATTTTAACGGTTCCTCCGGATTCGATCTGAAGAATCCCAAAGATCCGGAGATCCTTATCCTGGCCAATAGTGAAGCGATCGCGCTGAAGGATTTCATGCCCTTGATCCCCGATTCGATTCTACCTGCGTGGTTGGAGAGAGACCTGTTTCCGTTGCTGCAAGATGGAGAGGCGATCTTGGACGGAATCCGCGTGGCTGGGTCCGTGAGCCGGATCGGATCCCTGCGCGACAGGAGAAACGCCGACACGCTCACTCTGTCGATAGGCTGGAAAGGGTTGACCGCCGATACTCCTTGGGCCCCGGTTCCCTTTCGGGAGATTCCGGGATCGCTGGATATCGCGAATGGGGAGTTGAGGATCTCGGGCATCAGGGCGCTTTTCGGGCAGTCGGAACTCCAGGAAGGGTCGATGATCGTCTTTGATCTCTATGAGGATCCCCCCGTTTTCAATTTTGCCGTGAAGGGACGTTTCGACGCTTCCGATCTTGCAGCAATCGCCCGGAGGGTGCCGCTGCCGCCTGGTTTGACGGGATGGGTCGAGCGCACCAAACCCGAGTCGATCAGCGGATGCATCGAGGCCGATGTCCGGGCCGCCTATGTGTCAGGATCGGTTTGGCCGGTCCTGCAGAGCGGCGTTTTTGACGTAGTCGATGCGAGATGGGCCCCGGGTGGTTCGACGGAGGCCCTGCACGTTGAGCAAGGGACCCTGGAACTCGATCTCGCCGGGGAAAGCCGTTTTTCCAGTCGTTTTGACTGGGAAGGCTCATCGCTGGAGATGGACGGTACCTTCGGCCCAGGCTGGGAAGACGGATGGAGTCTGAACGGTCAGGGCGGGGTCGATTTCTTGAGGTTGATGCAGTACACCGGGGTCATGTCGCCGTGGCTGCCGGCCTTTCCCCATAGCGTTCCGTGCCGGTTTTCTCTGAAGGCCGTGGACGCGGGATGGCAGATTGCGGCTGAAGCGGATATTTCCGGCATGACATGGGATGCGCCTTCTTTCTCGATACAACTGCCGGATCAGGATTGCCGGGTGTCGTTCGACGGCACGTACCTTTCCGAAAGAAATAAGCGGATTGCCGGCAACGCGTTGTTCTCATTACAGAACGCAACCGCCGAGGTCAAGGGATCCGGTGATGCCGACGGGCTGCATGTGACGATTGCTTCATCTTCCTTCCCGTTGAAGACGCTTCATTTTCGCCCCACCCTGGCTGGGCGGGCCCCCCTTGAAGGGGTTCTGAAGGGAGATCTCGATCTGATCATCCCGATGCACTCTCCGGAGGAGTTCTCGGCCGAGGGCTTCCTCTCAGGGAAGGACATGGCGTGGACCCTGCCGATGACTTCCATGTCGATTCGCGAGGGGATGTTCTCGGTGGTCTTGGACGGTGAGTCATGCGAACTCACCGAGCTTTCGCTTCTGCTGGACGGAGGCCATGTGTCCGGGCGCGGTAGCTTCGGTTCGCTCTGGAGGGCCCCGAGAGGTGATGTGCAGCTGGAGATCGAGCGTGTCGATTTCTCTCGTCTTCTGGAGTCGTTGAAGAAGGTGGGCGCAGGGGAATTCGGACGGAAAGACTGGAATTTCCCGCAGGAGGCCGATTTGGGGATTTCGGTGGCGATCGATCAGGCCGAGTGGAAGGGGCGCGGATGCGGGAAGTTGAAAGGCGAGTTGATCCTGGCTGGCGGAGCCCTCTCTGTGGAAGAAGTCCTGCTGAAGCTGCAGCAGACGCGCATGACCCTGAAAGGCTCGATGCGCCGGGGTGGATCCCCTTCGATCGAGGCATCGGCCCATGTCCTGTCGGAGGGACAGCCGATCAGTGGAATTACGAGTGTTTGCGGGTGGAAGCCCACCGAGATCGAGGGGCGCCTGAGTATGGAAGGGGTTTTTTTCACGCGCGGGAAGCGATTTTCGGATCTGACAAAGAACATGGATGGCCGGGCAAGGGTGAAGCTCGAAGACGGGATCATCAGACGATCCAACCTGATTGTCAAGATATTGGAATTCCTCAGTCTACAGAGGATCGTCGACCGGCGGCCGGATGATATTTCCCGGGAAGGATTCTACTTTCAGAGCATCGAGGGGCAGGTAGGGGCTGAAAAAGGGGTTCTCGAAAGCGACGACCTCCTGATCAGGAGCCCGGCCTTCAATGCCGCAGTCGAGGGGTCTCTCGATCTCCGGACGCAAACGGTCGCAATGGATATGGGTGTCCAGCCCCTGGGAACCATCGACAGCCTTGTAAGCCGAATTCCGGTGGTGGGTTATATATTGAGTGGCGAAGACAAGACCGTTCTGGTGTATCGTTTCAAAATCCACGGACCCGTGGACCAGCCGGAAATCGATTACATGCCCCTGAAGAACATCGGAGACAGCATGAAGGGTTACATGGAGCGATTGATCGGTACACCGTGGCGGCTTCTCAAAGAGATAGGTAGAATCAGCAGAGAGATCGAACAGACCGAACCCTTGGAGCCTGCTGAAGAAGGGCTCTAG
- a CDS encoding putative acetyl-CoA carboxylase, carboxyl transferase, beta subunit (Evidence 3 : Putative function from multiple computational evidences) → MAKIDLVDIFKRRTRHPYRPRASHLVEHLFPDFSLISPPGGSLLAGVTSFANHQLYVVAQQKPTPDDLRSSEDLKKLNYGMLTSDDHAHILRILREAAASDTDKTVLFTVIDTYGADISMYSAQRFQAFFIAHLIRAFLTIRVRTVSLILGEGGSGGALAIQVTDVRGQMEDALYATAPPESMASIVFRDATRIQDALTVLKPAAKELKALDVIDRIVPSPEDVTDVEGFAANVKDFLSKAIKDLSRNHINKLIKRREMRAKSYGVSKGSGPLYDIKRYIEKPIKMAFRRPAPDIKIVNYSSLTEVGDDYGHMDGRAEDTEFIECGSGRSGEGKHQGCGKLIPLKDFLDNFQVCPECGYAYILSATGWIDCLADTGSFHELYRNLSVEDLLEEDAMTSYYRDFLAKQEGRSHFKESLVVGSAEIHHFKVVMAISEFYYCGGSMGVVFGEKFRRAVDYAIQENIPLVSLCCSGGARLYEGISALMQMVKTVESVNRLKRAGLPFISVLADPSTGGAIASYAALGDVVIAEPGALVIFAGPRVMKSRGFQVEEKLVRSHFLHQISGEIYDRLDYYHDIRGIQEICERKHMKYTLAKYLEFYRRTGLRLPRKTRRKKGRSTAVW, encoded by the coding sequence ATGGCCAAAATTGACCTGGTTGATATCTTCAAGCGCCGGACCCGGCATCCCTATAGACCCCGAGCTTCTCACCTGGTGGAGCATCTTTTTCCGGATTTCAGCCTGATTTCACCGCCAGGCGGCTCTTTGCTGGCGGGGGTCACCTCGTTTGCGAACCATCAACTCTATGTCGTCGCCCAGCAAAAACCCACACCCGATGACCTGCGTAGCAGCGAGGATCTCAAGAAGCTCAACTATGGCATGCTGACCTCGGACGATCATGCCCACATTCTGAGGATACTGCGTGAGGCGGCAGCTTCAGATACCGATAAGACGGTTCTTTTCACGGTTATCGATACCTATGGAGCGGATATTTCCATGTATTCCGCTCAAAGGTTTCAGGCCTTCTTCATCGCCCACCTCATCCGCGCCTTCCTGACCATAAGGGTCAGAACCGTATCCCTTATCCTAGGGGAGGGGGGGAGCGGAGGGGCGCTGGCGATTCAGGTGACAGACGTCCGCGGGCAAATGGAAGATGCCCTTTATGCGACAGCGCCTCCGGAGAGTATGGCTTCGATCGTTTTCCGGGATGCCACCCGGATTCAAGATGCCCTGACGGTTCTGAAGCCTGCGGCGAAGGAGTTGAAGGCCTTGGATGTGATCGACCGGATTGTTCCTTCTCCTGAGGATGTGACGGATGTCGAGGGGTTTGCCGCAAACGTGAAGGATTTCCTGTCCAAGGCGATCAAAGACCTTTCGCGCAATCATATCAACAAGCTGATCAAGCGCAGGGAGATGCGCGCCAAATCATACGGGGTGTCGAAAGGAAGCGGCCCTCTTTATGACATCAAACGTTACATCGAAAAACCGATCAAGATGGCATTCCGCAGACCCGCACCTGATATCAAGATCGTCAACTACTCGAGCCTGACCGAGGTGGGGGATGATTACGGTCACATGGATGGCAGGGCGGAGGATACGGAGTTTATCGAATGCGGGTCTGGAAGGAGCGGGGAGGGCAAGCACCAGGGCTGCGGCAAGCTGATCCCTCTCAAGGATTTCCTGGACAATTTCCAGGTTTGCCCCGAGTGCGGCTATGCCTACATCCTGAGCGCGACTGGATGGATAGACTGTCTTGCGGATACCGGGAGTTTTCATGAACTTTACAGAAACTTGAGTGTAGAGGATCTCCTCGAAGAAGACGCCATGACCAGTTATTACCGTGATTTCCTGGCGAAGCAGGAGGGTCGGTCCCATTTCAAGGAATCCCTCGTGGTCGGCAGTGCGGAAATCCATCATTTCAAGGTCGTCATGGCCATCAGTGAATTCTACTACTGCGGCGGGTCGATGGGGGTGGTTTTCGGCGAAAAGTTTCGGAGGGCTGTCGACTATGCGATCCAGGAGAATATCCCACTCGTGAGTTTGTGTTGTTCGGGTGGGGCGCGTCTTTATGAGGGTATTTCGGCTCTGATGCAGATGGTAAAGACAGTGGAGTCGGTCAACCGCCTCAAACGGGCCGGGCTGCCGTTCATCTCGGTTCTGGCGGACCCCTCGACGGGCGGCGCGATCGCGAGTTATGCGGCTCTGGGGGATGTCGTCATCGCTGAGCCCGGGGCCCTGGTGATCTTCGCCGGCCCACGAGTGATGAAATCACGCGGGTTTCAGGTCGAGGAAAAACTGGTCCGGTCGCATTTTTTGCACCAGATCTCAGGGGAAATCTATGATCGGCTCGATTACTACCACGATATACGCGGTATCCAGGAGATCTGCGAGCGGAAACACATGAAATACACCCTTGCGAAATACCTGGAATTTTACCGACGAACGGGTCTACGTCTCCCCCGCAAGACACGCAGGAAGAAGGGTCGTTCAACCGCCGTCTGGTGA
- a CDS encoding conserved hypothetical protein (Evidence 4 : Unknown function but conserved in other organisms), whose translation MTNEEIIETLESLAAALEIGIRYENLSHGRIAASKGGLCRLRGRPVIIVDKRACLEEKKELLLQSLRRFDLSGVYLVPAIRDLLE comes from the coding sequence GTGACAAACGAGGAAATAATCGAGACCCTCGAATCCCTGGCAGCGGCCTTGGAGATCGGGATTCGCTACGAGAACCTTTCGCATGGAAGGATCGCTGCCAGCAAGGGAGGCCTGTGCCGGCTACGCGGCAGGCCCGTTATCATTGTCGATAAGCGGGCCTGCCTCGAAGAGAAAAAGGAGCTTCTCCTCCAATCCTTGAGGCGCTTCGACCTGAGCGGCGTCTATCTAGTGCCTGCCATCCGGGACCTGCTCGAATGA
- the mdh gene encoding Malate dehydrogenase translates to MKHKIAVVGAGNVGATAAMRLAEKELGDVVIIDVLEGVPAGKALDLTEAAPIEKHDAKITGVTGDYSTAANADIVIITAGIPRKPGMSRDDLLATNMGIVSGVAKSIAAVAPESILIIVSNPLDAMCHAAFEASGFPKSRVIGMAGVLDSARFRAFIAMELNVSVENTHAFVLGGHGDTMVPLPRYSTVAGIPITELLSPAKIEAIVQRTRNGGAEIVGLLKTGSAYYAPASAAVEMAEAILKDKHKVLPCAAYLEGEYGIKDLFIGVPTKLGAAGIEEIIEINLTDAEAEALQHSADAVRALVKDMARLKG, encoded by the coding sequence ATGAAACACAAGATCGCTGTAGTCGGAGCCGGAAACGTAGGGGCGACCGCAGCCATGCGCCTGGCAGAAAAGGAGTTGGGCGACGTGGTCATCATCGACGTCCTCGAAGGGGTCCCTGCAGGGAAAGCCCTCGACCTCACTGAAGCCGCCCCCATTGAAAAGCATGACGCCAAAATCACGGGTGTTACGGGGGACTACAGCACCGCCGCCAACGCGGATATCGTCATCATCACCGCGGGCATTCCCCGCAAACCGGGCATGAGCCGTGACGACCTCCTTGCAACGAACATGGGCATCGTATCGGGGGTGGCCAAATCCATTGCGGCGGTGGCGCCCGAATCGATTCTGATCATCGTCAGCAACCCGCTGGATGCCATGTGCCACGCCGCCTTCGAGGCGAGCGGCTTTCCCAAGAGCCGGGTCATAGGCATGGCCGGAGTGCTCGACTCGGCCCGGTTCCGCGCCTTTATCGCCATGGAGTTGAACGTGTCCGTCGAAAACACCCACGCCTTCGTGCTTGGTGGTCACGGAGACACCATGGTCCCCCTTCCGCGTTACTCCACCGTAGCAGGCATCCCTATTACGGAACTCCTGTCCCCGGCCAAGATCGAGGCCATTGTACAACGGACACGGAACGGCGGCGCCGAGATCGTCGGACTGCTCAAGACCGGCAGCGCCTATTATGCGCCGGCATCGGCAGCCGTCGAAATGGCTGAGGCGATCCTCAAAGACAAACACAAGGTCCTTCCCTGTGCCGCCTACCTGGAAGGAGAATACGGCATCAAAGACCTTTTCATCGGCGTCCCGACGAAACTGGGTGCGGCAGGGATAGAGGAGATCATCGAAATCAACCTGACAGATGCAGAAGCCGAGGCACTGCAGCATTCCGCGGATGCCGTCAGGGCCTTGGTGAAAGATATGGCGCGGCTGAAGGGCTGA
- a CDS encoding hypothetical protein (Evidence 5 : Unknown function), producing the protein MKKVAYVGVDYHMNSLSIAVVVEGEKRIHQMIRLANDDKVIAKYFKKLSGESEIRACYEAS; encoded by the coding sequence ATGAAAAAAGTAGCGTATGTCGGTGTAGATTACCACATGAATTCTCTTTCGATCGCCGTAGTGGTCGAGGGTGAGAAGAGGATTCACCAGATGATCCGCTTGGCGAACGATGACAAGGTAATCGCGAAGTATTTCAAGAAACTGTCTGGCGAGTCTGAAATTCGTGCATGCTATGAAGCCTCCTGA
- a CDS encoding hypothetical protein (Evidence 5 : Unknown function), protein MVFRHSAISRSLSTTVFSMLYLPRSLIFLLLPTKNIEVNQFLFKINTYPFNNADCLTLKFQLFYNFADCFSGWQLAAATAGHEPEVNPLDRGPCFSSVRIQPAFFRANCGVYPFSRRYSTSAHGHDPRASRRRSQLDQKIA, encoded by the coding sequence ATGGTTTTTAGACATTCCGCAATATCCCGCTCCCTGAGCACCACAGTCTTTTCCATGCTTTACCTGCCTAGGTCATTAATATTTTTATTATTACCCACCAAAAACATCGAAGTCAATCAATTCCTATTCAAAATCAATACTTACCCCTTCAACAACGCTGACTGCTTGACCTTAAAATTTCAATTGTTCTATAATTTTGCAGACTGTTTTTCCGGCTGGCAACTCGCGGCAGCAACGGCCGGTCATGAACCGGAGGTCAACCCGCTGGACCGAGGCCCCTGCTTTTCGAGTGTTCGAATCCAGCCCGCGTTTTTCCGGGCCAATTGCGGTGTTTATCCATTCTCGAGACGGTATTCGACCTCGGCGCACGGTCATGATCCCCGAGCAAGCCGCCGCCGAAGCCAGCTGGACCAAAAGATCGCCTGA
- the pyrR gene encoding Bifunctional protein PyrR (Includes: Pyrimidine operon regulatory protein; Uracil phosphoribosyltransferase): protein MEKTVVLRERDIAECLKTIADAILQRNDILKDVALVGIRTGGAFLAARLQDAIREKSGKVLPMGVLDITLYRDDWTRIGPAPVVGKTELPFSVDDKTVVLVDDVLFTGRTVRAAMDALMDYGRPRRIELAVLVDRGERNRELPIFANYVGSVYESSADTTVNVYLKEEGYFDHVAIEEKRAV, encoded by the coding sequence ATGGAAAAGACTGTGGTGCTCAGGGAGCGGGATATTGCGGAATGTCTAAAAACCATCGCTGACGCGATCCTTCAGAGAAATGATATCTTGAAGGATGTCGCTTTGGTTGGCATCAGGACAGGAGGAGCTTTTCTCGCCGCCCGGCTGCAGGATGCCATCAGGGAGAAGAGCGGGAAGGTCTTGCCTATGGGGGTACTGGATATCACCTTGTACCGTGACGACTGGACGAGGATTGGTCCGGCGCCGGTGGTAGGAAAGACAGAGCTGCCTTTTTCCGTCGATGACAAGACCGTGGTGCTGGTTGACGATGTCCTGTTTACCGGGAGGACGGTGCGGGCGGCGATGGATGCCCTCATGGATTACGGTCGGCCGCGCCGGATTGAACTGGCGGTTCTTGTGGACAGGGGTGAACGAAATCGTGAACTGCCGATCTTTGCCAATTACGTCGGCTCTGTCTATGAAAGCTCTGCCGACACGACCGTGAATGTCTACCTCAAGGAAGAGGGATATTTCGATCATGTTGCGATAGAAGAAAAGAGGGCCGTTTGA
- a CDS encoding hypothetical protein (Evidence 5 : Unknown function): MKSGSKKKNKKKDKEGRRLSTAENARLKELLDLAQMASPDSLTEEAGGPEMAQALIEKLAQNDSPRLETMAALAEAYPEKAVRKALRRAVFQMERRGIPVDSLQENAALRPEPALRARVENDLHAQIGPVMDLSGARLVVVTATHPLRGHEVLIAVVSPEKGFLDIFAGRVNRKQLTRLEKDMEAEGQPMVDTSLLHSADVLEKAYQQHIRMNAGAPDGYLAIRPSLLERAARSKSPAIEEEPGASTEPLQPPTQAQCDLLFREPCMERWLIEVDLLQPYLEEMQSAVESPLVLSAMSQADRLADIRGRALSGIFTGAKMDSLRDCLTENAFVFRGIGKDDAAKTSLQAAQECVRFRDAPDGSVFLRYLLDRSLAQAGGVDLGKPPEEDLMEENQMEKPLILV; encoded by the coding sequence TTGAAGTCAGGTTCAAAGAAGAAGAACAAAAAAAAGGACAAGGAAGGCAGGCGCCTTTCAACCGCAGAGAATGCTCGTTTGAAAGAATTGCTGGATTTGGCTCAAATGGCTTCCCCTGATTCCCTGACGGAGGAGGCGGGCGGACCGGAGATGGCCCAAGCCTTGATCGAGAAGTTGGCGCAGAACGACTCCCCTCGTTTGGAGACGATGGCCGCGCTTGCGGAGGCCTATCCTGAAAAAGCCGTGCGCAAAGCACTCAGACGAGCGGTTTTCCAGATGGAACGGCGCGGTATCCCTGTGGATTCCCTTCAGGAAAATGCTGCGCTACGGCCCGAACCGGCATTGAGGGCCCGTGTGGAGAATGACCTTCATGCACAGATAGGTCCTGTCATGGATCTGAGCGGAGCGCGGTTGGTCGTGGTTACGGCGACTCATCCGCTCAGGGGCCATGAGGTCTTGATTGCAGTTGTCTCACCTGAGAAAGGTTTTCTCGATATCTTCGCTGGCAGAGTAAACAGGAAGCAACTCACGAGGCTTGAAAAAGACATGGAGGCCGAGGGGCAGCCGATGGTGGACACCTCGCTCCTGCACTCGGCGGATGTGCTCGAAAAGGCATACCAGCAGCATATCCGGATGAACGCCGGTGCGCCCGATGGATACCTGGCGATACGTCCATCCTTGCTCGAACGCGCGGCCCGCTCGAAATCACCCGCAATCGAAGAAGAACCTGGGGCTTCAACGGAGCCGCTCCAGCCTCCGACCCAGGCCCAGTGCGATCTCTTGTTCAGAGAGCCGTGCATGGAAAGATGGCTGATCGAGGTCGACCTGCTCCAGCCATATCTAGAGGAGATGCAGTCCGCGGTCGAAAGCCCGCTTGTGCTATCGGCGATGTCTCAGGCCGATCGCCTGGCCGATATCAGAGGCCGTGCCCTGTCCGGCATTTTCACCGGGGCCAAGATGGATTCTCTGAGGGATTGCTTGACCGAGAATGCCTTTGTCTTCAGAGGGATCGGGAAAGACGATGCCGCTAAAACAAGTCTCCAGGCCGCTCAGGAATGCGTCAGATTCAGGGATGCTCCTGACGGGAGCGTGTTTCTCCGATATCTTTTGGACCGCAGTCTTGCCCAGGCGGGAGGTGTCGACCTCGGAAAGCCTCCTGAAGAGGATCTTATGGAGGAAAATCAGATGGAAAAGCCTTTGATCCTTGTGTGA
- a CDS encoding conserved hypothetical protein (Evidence 4 : Unknown function but conserved in other organisms) produces MPVSISVKTGTRTEMIDITGRVQETLRQAGVKDGLCLVYIPHTTAGLTINEGADPDVCRDILARLEFLVPRNAGYRHAEGNADSHIKTSLMGSSVSVLVEEGSLVLGTWQRIFLCEFDGPRTRRVFVAFK; encoded by the coding sequence ATGCCTGTATCGATTTCTGTTAAAACCGGCACCAGGACCGAGATGATCGACATCACCGGGCGGGTGCAGGAGACACTGCGGCAGGCCGGCGTCAAAGACGGCCTGTGTCTGGTTTACATCCCCCATACGACCGCCGGCTTAACCATCAACGAGGGTGCCGACCCCGATGTATGCCGGGATATCCTTGCCAGGCTTGAATTCCTCGTGCCCAGGAATGCCGGGTACCGCCACGCAGAGGGCAATGCGGACAGCCATATCAAGACGTCTTTGATGGGGAGTTCCGTCTCCGTCCTGGTGGAGGAAGGAAGCCTGGTTCTGGGGACGTGGCAGAGGATCTTTCTGTGCGAATTCGATGGGCCGAGAACGCGGCGGGTATTCGTTGCCTTCAAGTAG
- a CDS encoding RimK-like ATP-grasp domain protein, whose protein sequence is MLEQRIVKRLIQFIGPLMILSFHPCLGGDAQIILGSRPLGAPEKELIGKASAILLPQGCPRGLFEACAASGVPVFPDYSLRFRYPGKCGQAELFARYNCPHPRTSLWSSTEDFKHARDCGHQPHAFPFLIKQDGHHEAEGIFLIRNERELSDTLQHVGQCEESGSSGFVSQELIDAEGNVLRVVLIGETKVSYWKRPAVPNQIITTIARGAVVDHSWNQNLQRKAVAAVSGFARSAPLDLAAIDIVFNLSEVDPEPLFLEINYFFGRRGLGGGERFYRILHREVRNWVEKIGLDPSGICLY, encoded by the coding sequence ATGCTTGAACAAAGAATTGTCAAACGACTCATACAATTCATCGGCCCGCTTATGATCCTTTCTTTTCACCCATGCCTGGGGGGGGATGCCCAGATCATCCTGGGCTCGCGCCCGCTCGGGGCCCCTGAAAAAGAGCTCATAGGGAAAGCCAGTGCCATCCTCCTGCCACAGGGATGCCCCAGAGGACTTTTCGAGGCCTGCGCCGCATCAGGCGTGCCCGTCTTTCCGGATTACTCCCTGCGGTTCCGCTATCCAGGCAAGTGCGGACAGGCGGAGCTCTTTGCACGTTACAATTGCCCCCATCCTCGCACTTCTTTATGGTCATCGACAGAAGACTTCAAGCATGCCCGGGACTGCGGCCATCAACCACATGCCTTTCCATTCCTCATCAAGCAGGACGGCCATCACGAAGCCGAAGGCATCTTCCTCATCCGCAACGAGCGGGAGCTGAGCGATACGCTCCAGCATGTGGGGCAATGCGAGGAAAGCGGCTCAAGTGGATTCGTCAGCCAAGAGCTGATCGATGCGGAAGGCAATGTCCTGAGAGTCGTTCTGATCGGTGAGACCAAGGTCAGTTACTGGAAGCGTCCTGCCGTTCCAAACCAGATCATCACGACCATCGCCCGCGGGGCGGTGGTCGACCACTCCTGGAATCAAAACCTGCAGCGCAAAGCGGTCGCGGCTGTAAGCGGCTTTGCCCGTTCAGCCCCTCTCGATCTGGCGGCCATCGACATCGTTTTCAACCTCTCCGAAGTCGATCCCGAACCTCTTTTTCTCGAGATCAATTATTTTTTCGGCAGGCGGGGGCTGGGCGGAGGTGAACGGTTTTACAGGATCCTGCACAGAGAGGTGAGAAATTGGGTCGAAAAGATCGGCCTCGACCCTTCGGGAATATGTCTTTATTGA